A DNA window from Hordeum vulgare subsp. vulgare chromosome 1H, MorexV3_pseudomolecules_assembly, whole genome shotgun sequence contains the following coding sequences:
- the LOC123410021 gene encoding uncharacterized protein LOC123410021 gives MATYSLLLFAAVAVAVAVAAASSAEDRPTAYEMLERYNFPRGILPEGVEGYELDPDGGFQVYFPRECEFLLAKQWLVKYDTRIAGAATAGKLAALQGIYVKVLFLWIPVAEVDRAGDRLSFYIGPVSTSFPLSDFANSPHCRGYHVPADVAAAVS, from the coding sequence ATGGCCACCTACTCCCTCCTCCtattcgccgccgtcgccgtcgccgtcgccgtagcCGCGGCGTCGTCCGCGGAGGACAGGCCAACGGCGTACGAGATGCTGGAGCGGTACAACTTCCCGCGGGgcatcctgccggagggggtgGAGGGGTACGAGCTCGATCCGGACGGCGGCTTCCAGGTGTACTTCCCTCGGGAGTGCGAGTTCCTGCTGGCGAAGCAGTGGCTGGTCAAGTACGACACGCGCATCGCCGGCGCCGCCACCGCGGGCAAGCTCGCGGCGCTGCAGGGCATCTACGTCAAGGTACTCTTCCTGTGGATCCCCGTCGCCGAGGTTGACCGCGCCGGCGACCGCCTCAGCTTCTACATCGGCCCCGTCTCCACGTCCTTCCCGCTGAGCGACTTCGCCAACAGCCCGCACTGTCGCGGCTACCACGTCCCCGCCGACGTCGCTGCGGCCGTCTCGTGA